One genomic window of Luteitalea pratensis includes the following:
- a CDS encoding DUF885 domain-containing protein, with amino-acid sequence MRVRAAVLVVVIAGAGLGCREVQAPGSGEAGKAARSAAQRGLAALLDTEWEWRLRENPQFATTVGDHRYDDQLSKESIADQTRRAADTQRFLDDAGNIARAQLPGPELITLDMFRAELEDRLAAFKFREYLLPINADSGFHSSFALMPQTLRLETTRDYDNYLARLRAFPRYMDEHIARMREGLKAGITVPQVALAGADTAVGPLMPTDPTASPLYAPFRSVPVTFPAEERTRLESSARTAIADAVTPAYAKFRAFLTTEYIPGARTTIAASALPDGAAFYQQLVKRFTTLPLTPEQVHATGLAEVARIRAEMEGVMRSTGFTGDFAAFLTMLRTDPRFYPKTGEQLLKEGSWIAKRMDAKLPSLFGRLPRQPYGVAPVPAYLAPKYTAGRYNGNPQDGTEPGYYWLNTFALDTRPLYNLEALTLHEAVPGHHLQIALANEAGDVAKFRRYSYISAFGEGWGLYSEWLGLEAGFYTDPYSNFGRLTYAMWRAARLVVDTGMHVKGWTRQQSIEYLSSNTALSLHECTTETDRYISWPGQALSYKIGELKIRQLRARAEKALGPKFDRRRFHDAVLANGSVPLPVLEHQIDAFIKRESAR; translated from the coding sequence ATGCGCGTGCGAGCGGCAGTGCTGGTGGTCGTGATTGCGGGAGCAGGTCTCGGATGCCGGGAGGTCCAGGCGCCGGGTTCGGGTGAGGCCGGCAAGGCCGCGCGCTCGGCGGCACAACGTGGCCTGGCCGCGCTCCTCGATACCGAGTGGGAATGGCGCCTCCGCGAGAACCCGCAGTTTGCGACGACCGTCGGCGACCATCGCTACGACGACCAACTGTCGAAGGAATCCATCGCCGACCAAACGCGTCGTGCCGCCGACACGCAGCGATTCCTCGACGACGCCGGCAACATCGCCCGGGCACAGTTGCCTGGCCCGGAACTGATCACGCTCGACATGTTTCGCGCCGAGCTCGAGGACCGCCTCGCGGCGTTCAAGTTCCGCGAATACCTCCTGCCGATCAACGCCGATTCCGGCTTCCACTCCAGCTTCGCGCTGATGCCGCAGACGTTGCGGCTGGAGACGACCAGGGACTACGACAACTACCTGGCCCGGCTGCGCGCGTTCCCTCGCTACATGGACGAGCACATCGCCAGGATGCGGGAAGGGTTGAAAGCCGGGATCACCGTGCCACAAGTGGCCCTGGCCGGCGCCGACACCGCCGTTGGCCCGTTGATGCCCACCGACCCGACGGCCAGCCCGCTCTATGCGCCGTTCCGATCGGTTCCCGTGACGTTCCCCGCCGAGGAGCGCACGAGGCTCGAGTCGTCTGCCCGCACCGCCATCGCCGATGCCGTGACGCCCGCGTACGCGAAGTTCCGCGCGTTTCTCACCACTGAATACATCCCCGGCGCTCGGACCACGATCGCCGCGAGCGCCCTTCCCGACGGCGCGGCCTTCTACCAGCAGCTCGTCAAGCGGTTCACCACGCTGCCGCTGACCCCCGAACAGGTGCACGCCACCGGCCTCGCCGAGGTCGCCCGAATCCGCGCCGAGATGGAGGGCGTGATGCGGAGCACCGGTTTCACCGGCGACTTCGCCGCGTTCCTGACGATGCTGCGCACCGACCCGCGCTTCTACCCGAAGACGGGGGAGCAACTGCTGAAGGAAGGCTCGTGGATCGCCAAGCGCATGGACGCGAAGCTGCCGTCGCTGTTCGGCCGCCTGCCGAGACAGCCCTATGGAGTGGCGCCGGTGCCCGCGTACCTGGCACCCAAGTACACGGCCGGCAGGTACAACGGCAACCCTCAAGACGGCACCGAGCCGGGGTACTACTGGCTCAACACTTTCGCACTCGACACGCGGCCGCTCTACAACCTCGAGGCGTTGACGCTGCACGAAGCCGTGCCTGGACATCACCTGCAGATCGCGCTTGCCAATGAGGCAGGTGACGTAGCCAAGTTCCGGCGGTACTCGTACATCTCGGCGTTCGGCGAGGGCTGGGGGCTGTACTCCGAGTGGCTCGGCCTTGAAGCAGGCTTCTACACCGATCCCTACAGCAACTTCGGACGCCTCACCTACGCCATGTGGCGTGCCGCGCGGCTCGTCGTCGACACCGGTATGCACGTGAAGGGCTGGACGCGCCAGCAATCGATCGAGTACCTGTCGTCGAACACGGCGTTGTCGCTGCACGAGTGCACGACGGAAACCGATCGCTACATCAGCTGGCCAGGGCAGGCGCTGTCCTACAAGATCGGCGAGCTCAAGATCCGCCAACTGCGCGCTCGCGCCGAGAAGGCGCTCGGCCCGAAGTTCGATCGTCGCCGCTTCCACGATGCGGTGCTCGCCAACGGGTCGGTGCCCCTGCCGGTGCTCGAGCATCAGATCGACGCGTTCATCAAGCGCGAGTCGGCACGCTGA
- a CDS encoding carboxypeptidase-like regulatory domain-containing protein, giving the protein MSALKFGARLLAAATLAFSFVAAGVPADAQTTGQIKGKVIDGKGQPVDKATVTIEFKGGTNLKREVKTNKRGEFIQVGLQPGPYYVTVQHEAGQAADQVQVGLGAAPEMSLTLKPATTGMSPEETAFRKTFDEGVQAMGAKNQDAAIAKFNEAIGMRADCYACYMNVGSMHYEKKELDKAEAAFKKAQELKPDDARPVQMLADLYNGMGRREEAAAMATKAASMGAASGGGSPQDAYNQGVILWNAGKIAEAKAQFEAAVKADPNYADANYWVGMANLNGGNMAEAQKYFENYLKLAPTGPMAAQAKGILDSIKPKE; this is encoded by the coding sequence ATGTCTGCACTCAAGTTCGGCGCACGCCTTCTGGCGGCTGCCACTCTCGCATTCTCGTTCGTCGCCGCCGGGGTCCCGGCTGATGCCCAAACCACCGGCCAGATTAAGGGCAAAGTGATCGATGGCAAGGGCCAGCCCGTGGACAAGGCGACCGTCACCATCGAGTTCAAGGGCGGCACGAACCTGAAGCGCGAGGTGAAGACCAACAAGCGCGGAGAGTTCATCCAGGTCGGCCTGCAGCCCGGCCCGTACTACGTCACTGTGCAGCACGAAGCGGGACAGGCGGCCGATCAGGTGCAGGTGGGCCTCGGCGCCGCGCCGGAAATGAGCCTGACCCTGAAGCCGGCAACAACGGGCATGTCCCCCGAAGAGACAGCCTTCCGCAAGACGTTCGACGAAGGCGTCCAGGCCATGGGCGCCAAGAATCAAGACGCCGCGATCGCCAAGTTCAACGAGGCGATCGGCATGCGGGCCGACTGCTACGCCTGCTACATGAACGTCGGCTCCATGCACTACGAGAAGAAGGAACTCGACAAGGCCGAAGCCGCGTTCAAGAAGGCCCAGGAGTTGAAGCCTGACGATGCGCGACCGGTGCAGATGCTGGCCGATCTGTACAACGGCATGGGACGCCGCGAGGAAGCCGCGGCGATGGCAACCAAGGCCGCCTCGATGGGCGCGGCCAGCGGCGGCGGTTCCCCTCAGGACGCCTACAACCAGGGCGTGATCCTGTGGAACGCCGGCAAGATCGCCGAGGCCAAGGCGCAGTTCGAGGCCGCCGTGAAGGCCGATCCGAACTACGCGGACGCCAACTACTGGGTCGGCATGGCCAACCTCAATGGCGGCAACATGGCGGAGGCCCAGAAGTATTTCGAGAACTACCTGAAGCTCGCGCCGACGGGCCCCATGGCCGCCCAGGCCAAGGGCATCCTCGATTCGATCAAGCCGAAGGAGTGA
- a CDS encoding YggS family pyridoxal phosphate-dependent enzyme, protein MSTDALDTVVAGRLAAVRTRIASAATRSGRLPEAVRLIAVSKTFGADAVRAAHAAGQVDFGENRVQEALGKRADTADLPLRWHLIGPLQSNKANKIPGAFASVQSVHSVDLVERLSRASVAAGVDLPILIQVDLAHEATKSGLAEAELRSLLAGARELPGVRVEGLMLLPPYAEDLEQVRPWFRRLRDLRETLLAEGTPADQLRELSMGMSHDFEVAIEEGATIVRVGSALFGNR, encoded by the coding sequence GTGAGCACCGACGCGCTGGACACCGTCGTGGCCGGGCGGCTCGCCGCCGTCCGGACACGGATCGCCAGCGCCGCGACCCGCAGCGGACGGCTCCCCGAGGCCGTCCGTCTCATCGCCGTCAGCAAGACCTTCGGCGCCGACGCTGTCCGTGCCGCCCACGCAGCCGGCCAGGTCGATTTCGGCGAAAACCGCGTCCAGGAAGCGTTGGGCAAGCGGGCCGACACCGCCGACCTGCCACTCCGATGGCACCTGATCGGCCCCCTCCAGTCCAACAAGGCCAACAAGATTCCGGGCGCGTTTGCCAGCGTTCAGTCGGTACACAGCGTCGATCTCGTCGAACGGTTGTCCCGCGCGTCCGTGGCCGCCGGAGTGGACCTGCCGATCCTCATCCAGGTCGACCTGGCCCACGAGGCGACCAAGTCCGGACTCGCCGAGGCCGAGTTGCGGTCCCTGCTGGCCGGGGCCCGCGAGTTGCCGGGCGTCAGGGTCGAGGGCCTCATGCTCCTGCCTCCGTACGCCGAAGACCTCGAGCAGGTACGTCCGTGGTTCCGGCGGCTTCGCGACTTGCGCGAGACGCTGCTCGCCGAGGGCACACCGGCCGACCAGCTGCGGGAACTCTCGATGGGGATGTCGCACGACTTCGAGGTCGCCATCGAGGAGGGCGCCACCATCGTTCGCGTCGGATCAGCCCTCTTCGGAAACCGTTAG
- a CDS encoding DivIVA domain-containing protein — protein MKVTPLDLRQTHLSTSLRGFDRDEVRALLTDAADDYEAALREVDRLRQDLQKAENQLGEHRDREINLRNTLLTAQKVADQIRENAGKEAEVLLRDADVRSQAMLREAELRSASQTSESEARALALVSTAEARTLALTTDAESRATAATREADARADATLREADARADATTRAAEARADAALRESTARAQATLADAESRAHAMITDAQLRSESSVNEAQARADALVREAQARVDVLLQKANVRLDELEHAVGEMRLRKRDVEGTLEQSIASLTYALEFVRTQESREDKVRMLRPRLAEQGHDTQWSQGGEAAMLG, from the coding sequence ATGAAAGTCACCCCGCTCGATCTTCGCCAGACGCACCTCTCGACGTCCCTCCGCGGCTTCGACCGCGACGAGGTGCGCGCCCTGCTGACCGATGCCGCCGACGACTACGAGGCGGCACTCCGGGAAGTCGACCGGTTGCGACAGGACCTTCAGAAGGCCGAGAACCAGCTTGGCGAGCACCGCGACCGCGAGATCAACCTCCGGAACACGCTGCTGACGGCCCAGAAGGTCGCCGATCAGATCCGCGAGAACGCCGGCAAGGAAGCCGAGGTGTTGCTCCGGGATGCCGACGTGCGCTCGCAGGCGATGCTGCGGGAAGCCGAACTGCGCTCGGCGTCACAGACCAGTGAGTCCGAGGCGAGGGCTCTCGCCCTTGTCAGCACGGCAGAAGCCAGGACCCTGGCGCTCACCACGGACGCGGAGTCGCGCGCGACCGCGGCAACACGCGAGGCCGACGCACGAGCCGATGCGACGCTACGCGAGGCGGACGCCCGCGCTGACGCCACGACCCGCGCCGCGGAGGCGAGGGCGGACGCCGCCCTGCGCGAATCCACGGCGCGAGCCCAGGCGACGCTGGCCGACGCGGAGTCACGGGCACACGCCATGATCACCGACGCGCAACTGCGCTCCGAATCGTCGGTCAACGAGGCGCAGGCACGGGCCGACGCCCTCGTACGTGAGGCCCAGGCGCGGGTCGACGTGCTGTTGCAGAAGGCGAACGTACGACTCGACGAACTCGAGCACGCGGTCGGCGAGATGCGCCTGCGCAAGCGCGACGTCGAGGGCACGCTCGAGCAGTCGATCGCCTCGCTCACCTATGCGCTGGAGTTCGTGCGCACGCAGGAATCGCGCGAGGACAAGGTGCGGATGCTCCGTCCGCGCCTCGCCGAGCAGGGTCACGACACGCAGTGGTCCCAGGGCGGAGAGGCCGCCATGCTGGGCTGA
- the lepB gene encoding signal peptidase I: MTTSTPSGPPKSTAREYFESIVIAVILALFVRTWCFQAFKIPTGSMENNLLIGDHLVVNKFLFAPAAFEKALLPIRSFRRGDVVVFKSPEDPERDFIKRVIGLPGETLELRHKKIFINGAALEEPYVHYLLPPRPDGEMTAFDKRETYGPVNVPQGHLFVMGDNRDNSQDSRYWGFLPQSYVKGRAVMVYWSFESDAADYERPGLEQLLAGLTGFVTKTRWGRLGQQIQ; the protein is encoded by the coding sequence ATGACGACCAGCACCCCTTCAGGACCGCCCAAGTCCACTGCGCGCGAGTACTTCGAGTCCATCGTCATCGCGGTGATCCTGGCGCTGTTCGTGCGCACCTGGTGCTTCCAGGCCTTCAAGATCCCGACCGGTTCGATGGAGAACAACCTCCTCATCGGCGATCACCTGGTCGTGAACAAGTTCCTGTTCGCGCCGGCGGCCTTCGAGAAGGCGCTGCTGCCGATCCGGAGCTTCCGTCGCGGCGACGTCGTGGTGTTCAAGTCGCCCGAGGACCCGGAGCGCGACTTCATCAAGCGCGTGATCGGCCTGCCGGGCGAGACGCTCGAGCTCCGGCACAAGAAGATCTTCATCAACGGCGCCGCCCTCGAGGAGCCGTACGTGCATTACCTGCTGCCGCCTCGTCCCGACGGCGAGATGACCGCCTTCGACAAGCGCGAGACCTACGGCCCGGTCAACGTGCCCCAAGGCCACCTCTTCGTGATGGGCGACAACCGCGACAACTCGCAGGACAGCCGCTATTGGGGATTCCTGCCGCAGTCGTACGTGAAGGGGCGGGCAGTGATGGTGTACTGGTCGTTCGAGAGCGACGCTGCCGACTACGAGCGGCCCGGCCTCGAGCAGCTGCTCGCCGGGCTCACTGGCTTCGTCACCAAGACGCGCTGGGGACGGCTGGGGCAGCAGATTCAATAA
- the lepA gene encoding translation elongation factor 4, with protein MDPRYVRNFSIIAHIDHGKSTLADRFLELTGALQAREMEAQVLDSMDLERERGITIKAHSVRLDYTALDGQPYVLNLIDTPGHVDFSYEVTRSLSACEGALLLVDASQGVQAQTLANAYLAANNNLEIIPVINKIDLPGAMPDEAKRQIEEIIGLDADGAILASAKEGIGVRDILEAVVERVPPPSGSSEAPLKALIYDSWYDAYRGVIVQIRVIDGTIRAGMKVTMMINGQSYDIDQVGIFSPKPLPVESLGVGEVGFVIANIKRLGDAQIGDTITEAARPTAEPFPGFQEMKPMVFAGLYPVEGHQYPELRDALEKLKLNDAAFAFEPETSAALGFGFRCGFLGLLHMEIVQERLEREFDVDLVTTAPGVLYRVTTTDGETHEVDNPSKLPDAGRISRLEEPIITAIILTPAEYVGGILQLCQEKRGAQKNIEYMTSGRVVITYELPFNEVVLDFYDRLKTVSRGYASLDYHVTGYWDSPLVKLDILVNGEPVDALSIIVHRDTAYGRGRLLAAKMRELIPRQMFEVAIQAAIGGRIIARESVKAIRKNVLAKCYGGDISRKRKLLEKQKEGKKRMKRVGRVEIPQEAFLAVLKVGTDA; from the coding sequence ATGGATCCGCGCTACGTTCGCAACTTCTCCATCATCGCGCACATCGACCACGGCAAGTCGACGCTGGCCGATCGCTTCCTCGAGCTCACGGGTGCCCTGCAGGCCCGCGAGATGGAGGCGCAGGTGCTCGACAGCATGGACCTCGAGCGCGAGCGCGGTATCACCATCAAGGCGCACTCGGTCCGCCTCGACTACACGGCGCTCGACGGCCAGCCGTACGTCCTGAACCTCATCGACACGCCCGGCCACGTCGACTTCTCGTACGAAGTCACGCGTTCGCTGTCGGCGTGCGAAGGTGCGCTGCTCCTCGTCGATGCCTCGCAGGGCGTGCAGGCGCAGACGCTCGCGAACGCCTACCTCGCGGCCAACAACAACCTCGAGATCATCCCGGTCATCAACAAGATCGACCTGCCGGGGGCGATGCCCGACGAGGCCAAGCGGCAGATCGAGGAGATCATCGGGCTCGACGCCGACGGCGCCATCCTCGCCAGCGCCAAGGAAGGCATCGGCGTCCGCGACATCCTCGAAGCGGTCGTCGAACGGGTGCCGCCGCCCTCCGGGTCGTCCGAGGCGCCGCTCAAGGCCCTGATCTACGACTCCTGGTACGACGCCTACCGCGGCGTCATCGTCCAGATCCGCGTCATCGACGGCACCATCCGTGCCGGCATGAAGGTGACGATGATGATCAACGGCCAGTCGTACGACATCGACCAGGTCGGGATCTTCTCGCCCAAGCCGCTGCCCGTCGAGAGTCTCGGCGTCGGCGAGGTCGGCTTCGTCATCGCCAACATCAAGCGCCTCGGCGACGCGCAGATCGGCGACACGATCACGGAAGCGGCGCGGCCGACCGCCGAGCCGTTCCCGGGCTTCCAGGAAATGAAGCCGATGGTCTTTGCCGGACTCTATCCGGTCGAGGGCCATCAGTATCCCGAGTTGCGCGATGCGCTCGAGAAGCTGAAGTTGAACGACGCGGCGTTTGCGTTCGAACCGGAGACGTCGGCGGCGCTCGGCTTCGGGTTCCGATGCGGCTTCCTCGGGCTGCTGCACATGGAGATCGTGCAGGAGCGGCTCGAGCGAGAGTTCGACGTCGACCTGGTCACGACCGCGCCGGGTGTGCTGTACCGCGTGACGACGACTGACGGCGAGACGCACGAGGTGGACAACCCGTCGAAGCTGCCGGACGCGGGCCGCATCTCGCGCCTCGAGGAGCCAATCATCACGGCGATCATCCTGACGCCGGCCGAGTACGTGGGCGGCATCCTGCAGCTCTGTCAGGAGAAGCGCGGCGCCCAGAAGAACATCGAGTACATGACCTCTGGCCGCGTCGTCATCACCTACGAGTTGCCGTTCAACGAGGTGGTGCTCGATTTCTACGACCGCCTCAAGACGGTGTCACGCGGTTACGCGTCGCTCGACTACCACGTCACCGGCTACTGGGATTCGCCGCTCGTGAAGCTCGACATCCTCGTCAATGGCGAGCCCGTCGACGCACTCTCGATCATCGTGCACCGCGACACCGCGTATGGGCGTGGCCGGCTGCTTGCCGCGAAGATGCGCGAGTTGATTCCCCGCCAGATGTTCGAGGTCGCCATCCAGGCCGCGATCGGCGGTCGCATCATCGCCCGCGAATCGGTCAAGGCGATCCGCAAGAACGTGCTTGCCAAGTGCTACGGCGGCGACATCTCCCGCAAGCGGAAGCTGCTCGAAAAGCAGAAGGAAGGCAAGAAGCGCATGAAGCGCGTCGGCCGGGTCGAGATCCCGCAGGAGGCCTTCCTCGCCGTCCTCAAGGTGGGCACCGACGCATGA
- a CDS encoding citrate synthase: MSAAAKGGLEDVVATSSSICFIDGERGVLSYCGYDVHDLAQSATFEEVCYLLWHRRLPNRAELGDLQSQFAAARALPDGVVRLMRSLPPGDGMDLLRTLASALSHYDPDASDNSAAANYRKAVRLTAQMGTLVASYGRMLQGGGLIAPDTSLSQAANFLYMLKGNRPDPTSVRAFDIGLILHADHELNASTFAARVCAATLSDVHSAVVAGIGTLKGPLHGGANAEVMKMLLDLGEDATDDRAEAFVRGKLARKEKISGFGHRVYKTEDPRATHLRRMSKELGERAGHPRWFQISQRIEQVVTSEKKLFPNVDFYSASTYYTMGIPIDLYTPIFAVSRVSGWTAHILEQLANNRLIRPRADYVGPTYPQRFLPRDQR; the protein is encoded by the coding sequence ATGAGTGCAGCTGCCAAGGGTGGTCTCGAAGACGTCGTCGCTACCTCGTCGTCCATCTGTTTCATCGACGGCGAGCGCGGAGTCCTGTCCTACTGCGGCTACGACGTCCACGACCTCGCGCAGTCGGCGACGTTCGAGGAGGTCTGCTACCTCCTGTGGCATCGCCGCCTGCCGAACCGCGCCGAGCTCGGCGACCTTCAATCCCAGTTCGCCGCCGCCCGTGCCCTGCCGGACGGCGTCGTCCGCCTGATGCGGAGCTTGCCGCCGGGCGATGGCATGGACTTGCTGCGGACGCTGGCCTCCGCGCTGTCGCACTACGACCCGGATGCGTCCGACAACAGCGCCGCGGCCAACTACCGCAAGGCGGTCCGCCTGACGGCACAGATGGGCACCCTGGTGGCGTCCTACGGCAGGATGCTGCAGGGTGGCGGCCTGATCGCTCCCGATACGTCGCTCAGCCAGGCTGCCAATTTCCTGTACATGCTGAAGGGGAATCGACCCGACCCGACCTCCGTGCGGGCGTTCGACATCGGCCTGATCCTGCACGCGGACCACGAGCTGAACGCGTCTACATTCGCGGCCCGGGTCTGCGCGGCCACGCTCAGTGACGTGCACTCCGCCGTCGTCGCCGGAATCGGCACGTTGAAGGGGCCCCTGCACGGCGGCGCCAACGCCGAGGTCATGAAGATGCTGCTCGACCTCGGGGAAGACGCGACCGACGACCGTGCCGAGGCGTTCGTGCGCGGCAAGCTGGCGCGCAAGGAAAAGATCTCCGGCTTCGGGCACCGCGTCTACAAGACCGAGGACCCACGTGCCACGCACCTGCGCCGCATGTCGAAGGAACTCGGCGAACGCGCCGGCCACCCGCGCTGGTTCCAGATCTCGCAGCGCATCGAGCAGGTGGTCACGAGCGAGAAGAAGCTGTTCCCGAACGTCGACTTCTACTCGGCGTCCACCTATTACACGATGGGCATCCCCATCGACCTGTACACGCCGATCTTCGCCGTCAGCCGCGTCTCCGGCTGGACCGCCCATATCCTCGAACAGCTCGCGAACAACCGCCTGATCCGCCCACGCGCGGACTACGTGGGCCCGACCTACCCGCAGCGATTCCTGCCGCGCGACCAGCGATAG
- a CDS encoding cellulose synthase family protein, translating into MNLSELATLAAYFFVLSILAFYGWHRYVMVYWYKRYADHVPGPRPQLDPLPVVTIQLPIFNEMYVVDRLIDAVCRMDYPKELMEIQVLDDSTDETVDVAALAVRRWQLQGFNISYLRRTDRTGYKAGALEAGMNVAEGRYIAIFDADFVPPADFLHRALPQFGDPQVGMVQARWGHINADYSTLTRIQSIMLDGHFVLEHGSRNRAGCFFNFNGTAGIWRRDAIEQAGGWQHDTLTEDLDLSYRAQLKGWRFVFMQDVITPAELPVEMNSFKSQQFRWAKGSIQTCIKLLPQLLSADLPFRVKAEAFFHLSANFNYLLMVALCVLMFPSMYVRYNMGWSEMLLIDIPMFFAATFSVVNFYAFCQMQAYPQDWKTRLKYLPLLMAVGIGLSVNNTRAVLEAILGKQSEFVRTPKHGVERNGDDWIGKKYHQLMIWQPMLELALGLYFTGTVFYALANGIYGTLPFLVLFQVGFLYMGGMSLLQQFGGEEAELSTQIAGE; encoded by the coding sequence ATGAACCTCTCGGAACTCGCCACTCTTGCGGCGTACTTCTTCGTCCTGAGCATCCTGGCGTTCTACGGCTGGCACCGGTACGTGATGGTGTACTGGTACAAGCGCTACGCCGACCACGTGCCCGGGCCGCGGCCGCAACTCGACCCGTTGCCGGTCGTGACGATCCAGCTTCCGATCTTCAATGAGATGTACGTGGTGGACCGCCTGATCGACGCGGTCTGCCGGATGGACTATCCCAAGGAGTTGATGGAGATCCAGGTCCTGGACGACTCGACAGACGAAACCGTCGACGTCGCCGCCCTCGCGGTCCGTCGCTGGCAGCTCCAGGGATTCAACATCAGCTATCTCCGTCGCACCGACCGGACCGGCTACAAGGCCGGCGCGCTCGAGGCGGGCATGAACGTTGCCGAGGGCCGCTACATCGCGATCTTCGACGCTGACTTCGTGCCGCCGGCCGACTTCCTGCACCGCGCGCTGCCGCAGTTCGGCGATCCGCAGGTCGGGATGGTCCAGGCCCGGTGGGGCCACATCAACGCTGACTATTCGACGCTGACGCGGATTCAGTCGATCATGCTCGACGGCCATTTCGTGCTCGAGCACGGCAGCCGCAATCGCGCCGGCTGCTTCTTCAACTTCAACGGCACGGCGGGGATCTGGCGCCGCGACGCCATCGAACAGGCTGGCGGCTGGCAGCACGACACGCTGACCGAGGACCTCGACCTGAGCTACCGCGCCCAGCTCAAGGGCTGGCGCTTCGTGTTCATGCAGGACGTCATCACCCCGGCCGAACTGCCGGTGGAGATGAACAGCTTCAAGTCCCAGCAGTTCCGGTGGGCCAAGGGCTCGATCCAGACCTGCATCAAGCTGCTGCCGCAGCTGCTCAGTGCCGACCTGCCGTTCCGCGTCAAGGCCGAGGCGTTCTTCCACCTCAGCGCCAACTTCAACTACCTGCTGATGGTGGCGCTCTGCGTCCTGATGTTCCCGTCCATGTACGTGCGCTACAACATGGGCTGGTCGGAGATGTTGCTGATCGACATCCCGATGTTCTTCGCGGCCACGTTCTCGGTGGTCAATTTCTACGCGTTCTGCCAGATGCAGGCCTATCCGCAGGACTGGAAGACCCGCCTGAAGTACCTGCCGCTGCTGATGGCCGTGGGAATCGGCCTCTCGGTCAACAACACCCGCGCGGTCCTCGAGGCGATCCTCGGCAAGCAGAGCGAGTTTGTCCGCACGCCCAAGCACGGCGTCGAGCGCAACGGCGACGACTGGATCGGCAAGAAGTACCACCAGTTGATGATCTGGCAGCCGATGCTCGAATTGGCCCTCGGGCTCTACTTCACCGGCACCGTCTTCTACGCCCTCGCCAACGGCATCTACGGCACGCTGCCGTTCCTCGTGCTGTTCCAGGTCGGCTTCCTGTACATGGGCGGCATGTCCCTGCTGCAGCAGTTCGGCGGCGAAGAGGCCGAGCTCAGCACGCAGATCGCCGGAGAGTAA